A single window of Streptomyces cathayae DNA harbors:
- a CDS encoding methionine ABC transporter permease produces the protein MTWSQMQPLLEQACWETLVMVGWSTLISVVVGLPIGVLLVLTDRGGLLQNSLVNKVVGQIVNVGRSMPFIILMVALMSFTRWITGTTIGSEAAIVPLAIGGIPFFARLVETAVREVDHGLVEAVQAMGGNTWTIVRRVLVPEALPSLIASTTTTIIALIGYSAMAGTVGGGGLGDLAVRYGYQRFETGLMWVTVAILAVAISLIQFAGDYAARSLHHRGGRPDAGPKLRLLKTREPATADAGKTG, from the coding sequence GTGACCTGGTCCCAGATGCAGCCCCTGCTGGAACAGGCGTGCTGGGAAACACTGGTCATGGTGGGCTGGTCCACCCTGATCTCCGTCGTCGTCGGGCTCCCGATCGGCGTGCTGCTCGTCCTCACCGACAGGGGCGGGCTGCTGCAGAACAGCCTGGTGAACAAGGTCGTCGGCCAGATCGTGAACGTCGGCCGCTCGATGCCGTTCATCATCCTCATGGTCGCCCTGATGAGCTTCACCCGCTGGATCACCGGGACGACCATCGGCAGCGAGGCCGCGATCGTGCCGCTCGCCATCGGCGGCATCCCCTTCTTCGCCCGGCTCGTCGAGACGGCCGTGCGCGAAGTGGACCACGGACTCGTCGAGGCCGTGCAGGCCATGGGCGGCAACACCTGGACGATCGTCCGCAGGGTCCTCGTGCCCGAGGCGCTGCCCTCGCTGATCGCCAGCACCACCACCACGATCATCGCCCTCATCGGCTACTCGGCCATGGCCGGCACCGTGGGCGGCGGCGGACTCGGCGACCTCGCGGTCCGCTACGGCTACCAGCGCTTCGAGACCGGGCTGATGTGGGTCACCGTCGCGATCCTCGCCGTGGCCATCTCCCTCATCCAGTTCGCCGGCGACTACGCGGCCCGCTCCCTGCACCACCGCGGCGGACGCCCGGACGCCGGGCCGAAGCTGCGGCTGCTCAAGACCAGGGAACCGGCGACGGCCGACGCCGGCAAGACCGGGTGA
- a CDS encoding MetQ/NlpA family ABC transporter substrate-binding protein — protein sequence MRNTVKITTAVLAVGALSLGLTACGSEEKSGSDASGTLTVAASPVPHAEILNFVKDNLAEKAGLDLEVKEVTDYVTPNTSTEDGSVDANYFQTQAYLDDFNQKNGTHIVPAGDVHLEPLGLYSQKVKEADELKSGATIAIPNDTINEGRALQLLAANKIITIKDGVGFEATPSDITENPKKLKFKELEAAQTPRALADVDAAVVNGNYAIGADLKPAEDALVLEAAEGNPHANFLAVKEGNEDDPRVKKLAELLTSDEVKKFIDDKYAGSVVAAF from the coding sequence GTGCGTAACACCGTCAAGATCACCACCGCTGTCCTCGCCGTCGGAGCCCTCAGCCTCGGCCTCACCGCCTGCGGCTCGGAGGAGAAGTCCGGATCCGACGCCTCCGGCACGCTGACCGTCGCCGCGAGCCCCGTGCCGCACGCCGAGATCCTCAACTTCGTCAAGGACAACCTGGCCGAGAAGGCCGGGCTCGACCTGGAGGTCAAGGAGGTCACCGACTACGTCACGCCGAACACCTCCACGGAGGACGGCTCGGTGGACGCCAACTACTTCCAGACCCAGGCGTACCTCGACGACTTCAACCAGAAGAACGGCACGCACATCGTGCCCGCCGGCGACGTGCACCTGGAGCCGCTCGGCCTCTACTCCCAGAAGGTCAAGGAAGCCGACGAGCTGAAGAGCGGCGCGACCATCGCCATCCCCAACGACACCATCAACGAGGGACGCGCGCTGCAGCTGCTCGCGGCCAACAAGATCATCACGATCAAGGACGGCGTCGGCTTCGAGGCGACCCCCTCGGACATCACCGAGAACCCGAAGAAGCTCAAGTTCAAGGAGCTGGAGGCGGCCCAGACGCCGCGCGCCCTGGCCGACGTCGACGCCGCGGTCGTCAACGGCAACTACGCCATCGGGGCCGACCTCAAGCCGGCCGAGGACGCCCTCGTCCTCGAGGCCGCCGAGGGCAACCCGCACGCCAACTTCCTCGCCGTCAAGGAGGGCAACGAGGACGACCCGCGCGTGAAGAAGCTCGCCGAGCTCCTCACCTCCGACGAGGTCAAGAAGTTCATCGACGACAAGTACGCCGGTTCGGTCGTCGCCGCCTTCTGA
- a CDS encoding GNAT family N-acetyltransferase, protein MTSSTFPNISISTERLVLRPLDEDDVPALAEMMNDEQVAAWTDVPRPFTETAVRTWITEESPAERMAGRGIDLAVTEFLTQRLVGVIRLTGTDWHIRSTELSYIVAPWARGEGYASEAALATAQWLFGDQKLERVELRTAADNTASQQVAQKIGCISEGVLRNACIAHVRTEDGGWTDVRTDFIVWSLLPEDLEGGSGPLADTGEFTTLSDWS, encoded by the coding sequence ATGACGAGCAGCACCTTCCCCAACATCTCCATCAGCACGGAGCGGTTGGTGCTGCGTCCCCTCGACGAGGACGACGTCCCCGCCCTGGCCGAGATGATGAACGACGAACAGGTCGCCGCCTGGACCGACGTTCCCCGGCCCTTCACCGAAACGGCCGTCCGCACCTGGATCACCGAGGAGTCCCCCGCCGAACGGATGGCCGGACGGGGGATCGACCTCGCCGTCACCGAGTTCCTCACCCAGCGCCTGGTCGGCGTCATCCGGCTCACCGGCACCGACTGGCACATCCGGTCCACCGAACTGTCGTACATCGTCGCCCCCTGGGCGCGGGGCGAGGGATACGCCTCCGAGGCCGCGCTCGCCACCGCCCAGTGGCTCTTCGGCGACCAGAAGCTGGAACGCGTCGAGCTGCGCACCGCCGCCGACAACACCGCCTCGCAACAGGTCGCCCAGAAGATCGGCTGCATCAGTGAGGGCGTCCTGCGCAACGCCTGCATAGCCCACGTCCGCACCGAGGACGGCGGCTGGACGGACGTCCGCACCGACTTCATCGTCTGGAGCCTGCTGCCGGAGGACCTCGAGGGCGGGTCCGGACCCCTGGCCGACACCGGCGAGTTCACCACCCTCAGCGACTGGAGCTGA